One Benincasa hispida cultivar B227 chromosome 5, ASM972705v1, whole genome shotgun sequence genomic window carries:
- the LOC120077403 gene encoding capping protein inhibiting regulator of actin dynamics-like yields the protein MEKEGGLLEAGVVNQPLPSEEEMEEASRRSALAILDPKETAHVESYEGPSRVALEEVVVEKQPEVAEEKKKKKKKIKEKRAEGDEQTHPIKKKEMSERRERRREERRLKKEEERRKRAESPELDRESTSVMGG from the coding sequence ATGGAGAAAGAAGGAGGACTGCTCGAAGCTGGGGTTGTGAACCAGCCACTGCCTTCAGAGGAGGAGATGGAGGAAGCATCAAGAAGAAGCGCTCTGGCAATCttggatcctaaggaaactgcTCACGTagaatcctatgagggacccTCCAGAGTTGCTTTGGAGGAAGTAGTGGTGGAGAAGCAGCCTGAAGTGgctgaggagaagaagaagaagaagaagaagatcaaagagaAGAGGGCTGAAGGAGATGAGCAAACCCATCCaatcaagaagaaagaaatgagTGAAAGAAGGGAACGCAGGCGGGAGGAGAGGCGCCTGAAAAAGGAGGAAGAGAGGAGAAAGAGGGCTGAAAGCCCAGAACTGGACAGAGAATCCACCTCCGTAATGGGGGGATAA